TGGTTCTTGGtactatttgactatttgtgaTACCTGAAATTGATGGGTTGACGGGATTATCCAATGCAAGTACTTCGAGACGGCATAATTCCCTTGGTCCATGTACCATCAATTTAGTGCTTCACTCCTTGATTTGCCTTGAATTTATCTATATGTTACATGAAACTTTCTAAGAGGTTGATCATATTCCAACATCACTTCTAAATTTCCAATGGAGTGAATCATTCCCACAGATACGAACAATAGCGTGATATGATTGTCTGGAAGAAATGATGATATGAaaaggaggagagaaagacTGAAATAGAAGAAGAGAACGATGCCTTTTGATTACCAGACGGTCATATAGACAAATCAATATCATATACTGCTATACATTAACATACATTAACTATAGAACTATCTCATTAATTTTCCTATAGTGgatattacatgaaaaaaaattacgtaGTGCAGCTGCCTAAACCATTGTCTTATGCCCTAAGGAATATGTTGGGTTTTGGATAGACCCTTTTGTGCCGCtcattcataatatttttgccCAAATAACCCAAAAATGCGAtttaaatggtaaaaaaaaattcctgcaAACATCTTTGTTCGAAAGGGGCCTtaggaaataaaatacattttagcttcgttttactggttaattaaaaaaatgaaggtgTAAATCGAAAGGGGCCTtaggaaataaaatacattttagcttcgttttactggttaattaaaaaaaatgaaggtgTAAAGAAATCTCCGTTGTTAGCAAAAAGGCACTGGGCCTGAACTATTAAGCCCAACAGGTCAGCACAAGCACGAGCCCAACACGACTCCTTTCTCCTTCTAAAGTGAAAAAGGAGAGGAGCTCGACGCCTCCGCTCCGCCGGCCTGCCCAGTTTGCGCCGCCCGCTTCTCCCGGCTCGCCGCCTCGACCGCCGACGGCTACCGCTCCGGACGAGGGCGGGCAAGATGATCGGCGTCGGGAAGGCGAAGCAGTACGCCAACGTGCTCGACAAGCCCCTCAGCCGCGGCAGGCAGGAGGTACCCGCCTTCCCCCATCTCGAGCCTCCCTCAGATCTGTGCATGCTCGGCCCCCGATCCGCGCTAGAGGGCGGACCTTCTCTTGTGGCGTTGCCACGGTGGGCGCCGTGGATACGCCACGGCGCGAGTACCCTCTGTGCCCCTGTTCCCGCTCTTGTTTATCCCCGAGCTGCCGAGGAAAGGAAGCAGccatggcagcggcggcgactcgacgAGTGGGGCGACTGGGCGAGGCTCGTGGCCCATTAGCTAAGCATACGTTGTAGATCGATTCATAGGCCCCGGCAATTTAGCTGACCTGCTGGTGGTGTGGACAACATCGGAGGCAGGCAGCAAGTGGCACCAGCATGAGAACAATACTGTCAGCAAGTAGGGGATTTTGGGAGTCTGGCCCTTTGGatgtttatttagatgttatcATATATCAGTGGACTATTTTGCATGGAGAAGTTTAATTGCTACCTTGTCCTTGTCTCCAATTATGAATCAAACGTCTAAGGAGAACGCTATAAATATGCAGTTTTACTCGATCTCCACTAGTCTACTGCTTTATTTCTTCAGAATAATTGTTGATTGCCCGGACTGCCTAGGCTAGGTACAGGAGGAGTGCCAGAGGCAGTgtcaggatttttttttttaaaaaaaaaggggggggggggcgctaCATGGCAGATTTAGGATTATAGTTGTTGATTGCATTTAGTGCCATATATTCTAATAACTGTCATATATTGTAGTAAGTTTGTGtgtaaataatttcatttcattacTTAAAAGTAAGATAAACATAGTTCTGATGTGTCAACTCCACCATAGCTACACTCTTGTGCTGGATCCACCACTAAGAGGTTTAGATCTCACTATGAATCTTAGAAAGGGAGTAGTCAGTAGATTTAACTAGTTATTGGCTATGTCTACCGTACTATCACTGCCGTGCTTAAGTTCAACTTAGGTTTGGGAAAACAAAGACAGCACTACTTATTGCATGGAGACTACCCTGATCACAATATACGAATGTCAGACTTACAGCACTTGAAAGGGTGTAAATGCATGATACATAGTTATTTCTCATTATTTTTGCAGTTTCATATTATGCAGTAAGGATAACAATTTTGAACTCAGGTGAAAAAACATTCTTGAACCCTAAAGGTGTGGCACATAAGAGTGGGTCAAAGAAGAAAATGGAATTGAAAACATCGAAATAAAATCTTCTTATTTCTCTCACCAAATCAACTACCAAGAGCAGTTTGTCACTTGCTGGTTTGAATGAAAGGTAGCTGGGGTAGGAGATAGAAGTAGGCTTCTATCTTGCAGCAGGGAAGAGTTGATATTTGAGGAAGGAAACTTGGTTAATCTTTTGCTTCATAATGGAATCAGTGTGCTCACCAGATCTTTGTAGTGCTGCCCCTAAGATATCACattatggatttttttccaaCTAACACACGATATGAACATATGGTGCCATAATAGGAGATGGTATAGGCTACCACCTTAAacaaaccaaatcataatTAACTTGAGGCATAAGATAGATGATTCGATTCCACCAAATTTGCATCACCAAATTACCAGCCTGTCATTCTATTGCATAGATGCAGGTATCTCATTTGTTTGTTACATGGTGCCAAAACCTTCCCTAAATAGGCACTCTTTGCTGATGAATTGGTTCTGCAGGCACTGAAAACGAAAAGAGaattttgggatggatgagAAACCTGGCATGGATGACAATATTGCTCATGTCTGGTGGAGGATACAAAAGGAATTAATAAATGATAACAAGTGCTGGTCTTAGCATCATGGAAGGCCAAATTTTCTACACCATCACAACATATCCATGCACCTGTGGGGAGCAGTTGGGCTCACCGTCATATTATGATACAGTACAACCGGCTCAAACAGTTGGGGCCTAGATTTCCTGATAAATGTGCCTACACAAAATGCCTAATTTGGATCATATAATTTGATGTGATTTCCTATTATGTCTTTTTGCTATTCCTCTGgtgttgcatttttttttatggctGATGGTCTTATTAGTTGtcattttgttcattgcttCTAAACAAATTACTTTTCTTGACAAATTGTTCATTGGTAAGGATTacataaaacgaaaaaaaaaacactatttTATGCTTTCTTGATGTGGTTGATGCATTTCTTGATGTACGGCTTGTGTTTTACATGTTCAGCTAATAATTTAGTTTCTTATCTGTCTTGGTGCCATATATGCTTAATGAATGCTTTGTGTATTTGATAGGTCAGTTTGAGCGCATTTGCCTTCCTGTTCTCAGAGTTGGTTCAATACAACCAGACACAAGTTGATAATATTGCTGAGCTGGAAAGAAGGTAGTTTATACTGTGagacattgttttttttccctcaaaaaCCATGagcatcaaaatttattgtatAGACACAAATATGCAATTGATTGTTTACTGTCAATATGTCATGTAGTTTTCTCATTTTTGTCTCAAACTGTACCTGGTAAAACTTCATGGTTATTCATGCATCATGACTACACATTGTAACCGTATCCATGAAAGACAAATTGTTAGATGCTAGGTGTTTGGTACTTACTGTGCAGTAATGTCTTTAATTCAGAATTTTACATGAGTAAagattttacaactgcttgtTAAGACATTGAGATGCCTAATCTCACTCAACTAAAACATTTGGTTAgccaaacttttaaaattctgatcaaatatactccctcaattttttttatttgatactgTTGACTTTTCGGTCTAcaaatcatttgtcttattcaaaaaaattatataattattaattattttgttatgatttgatttattattaaaggaactttaaacataacttataattctgcatatttgcataaagattttgaataagatgaacggtcaaacatggattcaaaaatcaatggtgtcaaataagaaaaaaaaacggagtATCCATGTAAACCAAAGTTATGATTTGAATGTGCATTATCCTTTAAGACGGTACTAAACTTACCCTTCTTTGCAGAATGAAGACCACAATATTTCTTTGCTGAACCTTTTCGTGTGTATTCTGGCATGCCTACATTTGTCTTAGCATATCTTTCTATTCTTTACGCACAGGCTGGAGGATGCCGGTTATGCTGTCGGTGCAAGAGTTCTTGAACTTCTGTGTCACAGAGAGAAGGTTTGATGCGTGATCCTTTTTAccttctttttatataattgaGGTGTTCTAAAATATGATGCATAGTGAGGTATATCCATATTTCTTGCTTTATATAATTTGCATTACATGCTATAATAGAAATTATCCTTCATCCTTTGTTACAAAGGGCATTGCAATCATGCTGCATAGTTTTGTTGTATGACAAACATATTAGTTGTAGCAAAATATGTGATGTACTGGAATCCACCTTGTATTATAAATTCAGTATAAATTGCGGCGCTAATATTCCAAACTAATTATTGAATAATGACAATGACTGAAGTCGGCTCTTCATGTTCAATGCCTTTTGTAATTGTGAAAGTCTGATATGATATCTGTATATATCTTTACAGCatttttatatgcatttttttcaatcCATTATCTAAGAAATACATTTGTACAGCATtaaccttcttttttttttatatatgtttgatcttCCTTCtgcttttctatattttttaaattttgataaatatgtttgaaaaaatattttatttaggggAATAGACGAGAGACTCGACTCCTGGGTATATTATCGTTCATACACAGCACTGTATGGAAAGTATTGTTCGGGAAGGTACTGTGCTCTACCAATCAGTCAATTCTGATTCCTACTCGATGTTACCATAATCTGTGATCTCTTGAGCTTTAATACTATAGTCAGTtgattcttatatttttgaaataattgtAGTTTCTGTATGGctttatatgtagatatccTTAAATGTGCTTTAGGCTGTTTGGTTACaacttttttaacattttatcACATCCACATTATAATAAATAGGTAATGCCGTTGCTGTTTCTCACAAGCCAATTCAGCATAGAtgctcatattattttttgctgtcagcttttaaatcactttCCTTTGGTTACATATGGAAGAAACTTTGCACTTGTTTGTAGTTATAATAAGTTTGTTGTGTTTTTACTCTGATCACTGACTTCAGTGCTATTGTTTAGATCACCTGATCCTGATAGTtgctttattattttcttttaaggtGGCTGACTCACTTGAGAAAGGAACAGAACATGAGGATGAATACATGATTAGTGAAAAGGAGCTTCTTGTTAACCGGTTTGTCAAGCTTTATgttctgtgtgtgtgttttgtaCTAAGTCTATGTCGTGATACTATTCTTGTATGAACAGGTTCATTTCCGTGCCAAAGGACATGGGAGCATTCAATTGTGGAGCTTTTGTTGCAGGAATTGTAAGGGTGAGGATTTTAGCCCTAATATGTATTCATGTAGAACAAATTTTTAGATCAATGTTCTAACACTTCCTTAAAACATTTGTAGGGTGTACTGGAAAATGCTGGCTTTCCTGCGGTAGTTACTGCCCACTTTGTGCCAATTGAAGGCCAACAAAGGCCCAGGACAACTATCTTGATAAAATTTGCTGAAGAGGTAGGAAATATCTgcgtttgttttttatttagaacTATTCAATATTATGGGCA
This is a stretch of genomic DNA from Oryza brachyantha chromosome 1, ObraRS2, whole genome shotgun sequence. It encodes these proteins:
- the LOC102705577 gene encoding trafficking protein particle complex subunit 5, which produces MIGVGKAKQYANVLDKPLSRGRQEVSLSAFAFLFSELVQYNQTQVDNIAELERRLEDAGYAVGARVLELLCHREKGNRRETRLLGILSFIHSTVWKVLFGKVADSLEKGTEHEDEYMISEKELLVNRFISVPKDMGAFNCGAFVAGIVRGVLENAGFPAVVTAHFVPIEGQQRPRTTILIKFAEEVLQREARFG